The genomic stretch ACAAGGAGGATCATCGCTATGGAATGGCATTCAGCGAAACCCTGCATTACCGCCCCTGGCTGGACAGCCAATTCTCAACCGGTTTACGTCTGGCCACCAATGAGAATATTTTTTCTCCTGATTATCTCAGATTCCGTTGCGGGCTGCGCCAGCTGATCTGGCCCTTCCAAGCAGACATCACCTATACAGGCATCTATTATTTCAATGATAATGATCGAGAGGAAGACATTTTGAAAAATTCAATCTCCCTGGATCTGACCGCAGATCACTGGCAAAAAAACCAGCGTCGGCTGCGGCTCGGTCTCCGTCTCCGAACAGATCTCGACACCGGAGAACAGTCGGGTTTTCTTCGCTTCTCGTGGATCTTCAGTAAGAGCAGAGGAGCGCGGGATTTTCAGCCCATTGAGTTGCCATTTAAGAGTCTGCGGGAGCGCATGCTGTTCGACACGGAGAATAATACCATCCAATACGAGTAATGACCTGTTTGTTGTAGATATCAAATCACGGATACTGCGGGATCTCTCCTGAAAAAACGCTTTCTTGTTGACACGTTGATGCTGCCGTGTTTTTTATTCGGGAACGACATCTTTGAAGCCATCCTGTAAGGAGAAAAAAATGAAGCAAGCGAATTGGTTCCGATTACTGGCCCTCTGTTGTGTTTTTCTGATCTCCCTGTTTCTTTCCACAACAATTGCCTCTGCCGCCTGCATGCCCACCATCAAACATGTAACAGACAGCATGTCTCCGCCCAATCCTGCTGCCGGAAGCTCTGCCACAGTGACCTACACAGTTACAAACGTTTCAACCACCTGTGATGCAAACGGCTACAAGCTGGCTTTTCACTCGGTACTTCCTGCTACCCCGGAATGTCTGTCAGGGAATTACAGCGGCAGCAATCCTTCCTTTTCCCTTGCTGCTAATGCAACCGGTCAGGTGACGGCCAATATCCCAGCGGTACCACCTGAAACGGCAGGTTGTCTTGTCTACTTTGATATCCTTGATGCTTCAGGTTCTCCCCTCCCGCTTTTACCCGGCGGCAGGATGTATGCGACTTTCGGAACTATGACGGGACCAGGGCCAGGCCTTTGCGTAGGACCCACGCCTGTCATCAACTCGGCTGATCATGTGGATATGGGCGATGGCGAGGCAGCGGCGAGTGCTAACGTAGAAAATGCAACTGAAAAACCGACGTTGGAGATCGGCAGCAGCTCAACCGAGATGGATGAAGGCTCCGATGGGCAGTACAACGGAGGCGACAGCACCGCCCAAGGTAAGAACAGCGGTGCTATCACCGCCTTTGGGATGTGCAACATGACGGCAACCTTTGGATATAATTTTCTCTCCTTTCTTTCACGTTATTTCGGCAAGGGGGCCTGCGCTGAAAGTTGCGATGGATATCAGGGCTGTGCAGGCGACCCCGTCAACACAGCCATCGGTAATTTTGTCTACGATGAAACCGACGCAACCGTAGCAGGTCCCGGTGACAGCACCATTAAGCTGAATCGGACTTACAACTCCCAGGCCGTGCTCTGGACACCGGCCTCTATAACCCGTTTTTACCCGGACGGCTCTGATGAGGTTGTGGCCGAGCCACCTCAATACTTCGGTAAAGGTTGGACTTCGGAGCTGGGCCAGTTTCTGCTGGAGATCGACATGGCCCCGACCTTTGAGGGCGTACAGATCCTTTACCCGGACGGCCATACGGCCAATTTTGAGAAATCCGGCGCAAAATACGTCTCCGTCTCACCCGGCACCCATGATGTCATCACCAAGGAAGGGGGAGAATACATACTGCGGGACGCAGACTGTGGCTGTGCCTCAGAAGAAAAACGCTTTGACAGCAACGGGCACCTAACCGCCCTGATTGACCGTAACGGCAATGCCATCCGCCTCTTCTATGACGGCGATAAGCTGTCCACCCTGGAAAACGCCGCCGGTCGTCGGATCGAATTTACTTTGAACGGGGACGGCCAGATCATTAAAGCTGATCTACCGGAGAACATCACCCTGCAATACGAGTATCAGGATGACCTACTCTCCGCTTTTATCGACGGTCGGGGCAACCGTACCGAGTACCGCTATGACGAGCTGGGCCAGATGACCGAGATTATCTCAGCCAACGGATATCCCCTGGTGCGCAACATCTATGATGATGAATATCGGGTCACCCAACAGATCGTCAAGGAAAGCGAATCATACAGCTTCAGCTATGAGGAGGGCAAGACCACCGTCACAGATGCCTACGGCAATGCTCATGTCCATCATTATGATGACGACCTGCGCTTGGTTAGGATGGAGTATCCTGACGGGACCGAAGAACGATACGAGTATGATGAGGATCAAAACCGCACCGGGTACACGAATCAGGCCGGGGGACAATGGCAGTGGACCTACGACGATACGGGCAACCGCCTGACCGCCGAAGGCCCTCTGGGCTGGTATCGGGACTGGGCCTATAACGAACGCCGTCAGGTCACCCGGATGACGGAAAAGGTGGATGCAAGCACCCAACGCACCAGCACCTTTATTTATGATGAGCACGGCAACCTGACAAAGTTCTGTAATGCCCTGAATGCCTGCGGCTTTGTTATTTACGACGAACGTGGCCTGCCTCTGCGCATGACCGACTTGAACAGCTACACCACGGTCAACACCTACGATACCGAAGGCGACTTGATTAGCGTTCTTGATCCAGAAGGAGCTATCACCGGCTTTGACCATGATGATCTTGGTCGGGTTACTGGAAAAACCAAACCGCTCGGTAATTCCTACAGTTACTCCTACGACGAAAATTCAAACCTTACATCTGTCGATGGCCCGTTAGGCTTTCATCTCGGCTACAGCTACGATGCCAACGACAATCTGATGCAGTCGGTCGATCCCAACGGAGGAACGATCAACTATACGTACACGAAATCAGACAGTCCCAAAGAAATTTACAATCAATTAAATTTTAAAACTTCGTTCAGTTACGGCCTGATGAATGAGCGGACGGGGATGACCGACGCTGAAGACCGGGTATGGAGTTATGCCTACAACAACATGTTGCAGGTTACCGATGTCAACGGGCCCCTGGGGCACCATCAAGGTTTTATCTATAACGCCCTCGGGATGATAACCGATGCCACTGATCCTGAAGGACGGGTTAAGCATATTGAATATGATGCACTCAAACGTCCGCTGACTATTACTCGAAATTATGTGGCAGGCGGAGTTGAGAATTCCGATACCAATGTTTCGACCAGTTTCACTTACAATCTTATCGGTGATCGTCTCTCGGTTACTGATCCAGAAGGTTATATTTCTAAGGCTGAATATGATCTGCAAAGTCGTTTGCTGAAAAAGCAGGATGCAGAGGGCTATGCATGGGAATACTCCTATGATCCTATGGGCAATCTCCTGGAAAAACTGAATCCGAGAAATTTCACCACCTCCTATGCTTACACTCCCACCAATCGTCTTCAGTCTGTGACCAATCCTGAACAGCACATCAAATCTTTCACCTATAATCCCAACGGCTCCCTTATAGCTGCCACTGATCCCAAGGGGACTGTAAGCGAATACGCTTATGACGAGTTGGATCGCAAAATTGCTCAAGTGAGAAATTCCAACCTCAGTGCTCCTGCTGATTATGAAACCAATGTCACCACTGCATTTGCATATGATTTGGCGGGTAATCTTCGCTTTGTCACCAATCCCTTAGATTATCGGAAAGAGATTCGCTACGATGCAGCGCATCGAAAGGTGGAGCTGATTGATTATGAAGAGGGGAGCACAACTTTTCAATATGACAAGGTCAACAACCTGCTCAAAGTAACCGATGCCGAGGGAAATTCCACTAACTATACAGTGGACGAACTGAACCGTCTGGTTGCTGTCACTAATGCTGAGAATGAAACCACTCGCTACACCTATGATTTAGTTGGAAATCGGACGCAACGTATTGAAGCAGATAACACGGTTACGCTCTACGAGCTTGACGGGGTGTATCGTCTCAATCGCGTGCAGGAAAATTATCGGCCTGATCGTGATCCGGGCAATGATGTAAATGTACTGACCACCTATGGGTATGACCGCAGAGGACTCCTGACCAGTTTTATCAATGCCAATGGAGCGGAAACTGCTTTTGCGTATAACGGGGTCGGTAAATTAACCCGAGAAACTGATCCCTTATTAAAGGTCTGGGAATACGCCTATGACGGCAATCGGAACCGGATAACTCGCCAGGATGCCAAGGGCAATCTGACCGAGTACGATTTCTACCCGGACGATATGTTGATGCGTATGGCCTATGCTGACGGGACCGTCGTGTCCTATGCATATGATGCAAACAACAACCGGACAGCAATGAACGATACGCTCGGCGATACTTCCTGGAATTTCGATCCGCTGAATCGGGTGACCCAACAGGATGATCCTTTTGATCGAATCCTCCATTATCAATATGACGCAGCTTCAAACAGGGTCGGTATAACCTATCCTGATGAAAACCAGGTTGGCTATGCGTACAGCCCGAATAACTGGTTACAGAACATGACGGTAAGGGCACGGCATGCCGTGCCCCTACAGACCGAATATGCCCGTGATCTGGTCGGCAACCTGACGGAAATTGATAATCCCAATCAGACCAGAACGACTGTTGCGTATGATAAGGTGTATCGTACCCTGAAAAGGAGGAATTGGCAGACAACCAAGGGCGGCAAGGTCAACAGCGGGTTTGCGTATTCCTACAACAAGGTTGGGCACATCACCAAGGCGATAAAGGAATACGGCTGGAGAAAGCCGTCCACTGTTGTTGAAACCTATGGTTACGATGGCCTGCATCGGCTTTCCGAGTTTGTTACAGCGAAAAACAACCCGTTTACAGCTGTTTTGCCCAGTATGCAGATCATAACAGGGAACCGGCCTGTGGATGCCATTGCAACGTCCTACAGCTATGATCCGGTAGGAAATCGTCTGAGCTGGGAGAGTACGGATAACCTGCAAACCAATACGCCTCTTGATGGGTTTTCCCGCAAATATGCCTATAATGAAGCCAATCAGATGTTGGGCATGGAGTATTTTACGGAAAAGAACAGCACCAAGGATCATGCCTATGCGTACAGCTATGATGAAAATGGTAATCGGATAAACCGGCAGCTGATTGATAAGAACGGCCCGCAATACGGGGTGGATTACAGCTATGATGCAGAGAATCGTCTTGTTGCGGCTTTGGATTATCAGATAACCAGCAGGAACGGCAAGAATCGAATTGAGCGGGCAATGACCCATTATGAATATGATGGTGGCGGGAGAAGGTTGGTTCAGCATTATGATCCGAAAAACGGTGGGGTCGGGGTTGACAAGCGGGATGAGTATGTCTTTGATGGGCTGGACCCGGTGGCTGAGTATGATATCCTGAACGGGCAGAGGACGGACTACTATCGAGGTGCTGGGAATCATTTGGCTTTGATGCATCACTATAAGGGTGGAACTCAAGGGCAGATGTACTGGTATCACTATAATCATAAGGGTGATGTGGTTGGTCTGACCAAGCAGAACGGGAACTCGCATCATAACTATCGCTATGATCCTTATGGTGCGGTGCTGCCTGAGAATGGGAATTTTACTGATCCGCATAATCACTATACGCTGACTGGTAAGGAGTTTGATGAGAATACCGGGCTGGTTTGGTTTGGGGCGAGGTTTTATGAACCTGAGAGTGGGGTTTGGGTTAATCAGGATACGTATCGGGGGCGGCTGAGCGAGCCGGGGAGTTTGCATCGGTTTGGGTATGTGGCGGATAACCCGGTTACGTTTTGGGATTGGTATGGGTGGAAGAATGAAAAACATTATTGCCCTGATGGCTGCAAGAAAGGTTATAGGGATTTAACCAGAGAGGCTCTTCAATCTTTTAATGCATCAGATAGCATTGTCAAGACAGTTGGTGCTGCTAATAAAATTATGGATAAACCCATTGATGAGGGAGGGCATCCGGCAAGCAAAGGGGGTAAATTATTATATCCAGAATATCATGCAAAAGGGACTGATGGAGAGGGTGCAGGCTGGAGAAAAAAGGCCGCAAGATATGCAGAGGAGCAAATGGAAAAGGCTGTCGAGTGTGCGATCTTAGCGAGGAAAACTGGGCAGTCAAAATTTATGGAGCAGGCATTCATTCATATTGGGCGTGGCTTACATGTTGTTCAAGATGCTCAGTTTAATCCATATGATAAAGAAAAAGGATATGACGGACTATTTGAGACTCTCGAATATACAGCCATTCAAAAGTCTGTGTATTATCTCGAAGAGTTTGAATATAGAGTTGGATTCAATCCATTTGTTGAGTCATCGTATCAATAAGGATGTCATTTTAGTCGGGTAGGTCCGCTTGAGTGCAACGAAAGCGGACGGTTCTTTGCTCGGATTATCTGATTTCGTTGTACGCAATCAAGACCTACGTACCTGCGCAATGACGATGATGCACGGGCCAGGGTGATTACCCGGAATTCGGTAGGGTGCGGATCCCTGTGTCCGCCCTGTAATTACCACGGTCCCGGTATGATCCACCATCTTGGCAGGTTCCACCAGGGCAGGCACGGGGACCTGCCCCTACAACACCGTGGAATAACAAACAACCATGCCATATAACCCGGACATTCATCATCGCCGTTCCATTCGTCTGCGCAATGACGATGATGCACGGGTCGGGGTGATTACCCGGAATTCGGTAGGGTGCGGATCCCTGTGTCCGCCCTGTAATTACCACGGTCCCGGTATGATCCACCATCCCGGCAGGTTCCACCAGGGCAGGCACGGGGACCTGCCCCTACGACACCGTGGAATAACAAACGACCATGCCGTATAACCCGGACATTCATCATCGCCGTTCTATCCGTCTGCGCAATGACGATGATGCACGGGCCGGGGGGATTACCCGGAATTCGGTAGGGTGCGGATCCCTGTGTCCGCCCTGTCATTACCACGATCTCGGAATGATCCACCATCCCGGCAGGTTCCACCAGGGCAGGCACGGGGACCTGCCCCTACGACACCCTGGAGGAACAAACGATCATGGCATATAACCCGGATATTCATCATCGCCGTTCCATTCGTCTGCGTAATGACGATGCTGCACGGATCGGGGGGATTATCCGGAA from Candidatus Electrothrix communis encodes the following:
- a CDS encoding RHS repeat-associated core domain-containing protein, coding for MKQANWFRLLALCCVFLISLFLSTTIASAACMPTIKHVTDSMSPPNPAAGSSATVTYTVTNVSTTCDANGYKLAFHSVLPATPECLSGNYSGSNPSFSLAANATGQVTANIPAVPPETAGCLVYFDILDASGSPLPLLPGGRMYATFGTMTGPGPGLCVGPTPVINSADHVDMGDGEAAASANVENATEKPTLEIGSSSTEMDEGSDGQYNGGDSTAQGKNSGAITAFGMCNMTATFGYNFLSFLSRYFGKGACAESCDGYQGCAGDPVNTAIGNFVYDETDATVAGPGDSTIKLNRTYNSQAVLWTPASITRFYPDGSDEVVAEPPQYFGKGWTSELGQFLLEIDMAPTFEGVQILYPDGHTANFEKSGAKYVSVSPGTHDVITKEGGEYILRDADCGCASEEKRFDSNGHLTALIDRNGNAIRLFYDGDKLSTLENAAGRRIEFTLNGDGQIIKADLPENITLQYEYQDDLLSAFIDGRGNRTEYRYDELGQMTEIISANGYPLVRNIYDDEYRVTQQIVKESESYSFSYEEGKTTVTDAYGNAHVHHYDDDLRLVRMEYPDGTEERYEYDEDQNRTGYTNQAGGQWQWTYDDTGNRLTAEGPLGWYRDWAYNERRQVTRMTEKVDASTQRTSTFIYDEHGNLTKFCNALNACGFVIYDERGLPLRMTDLNSYTTVNTYDTEGDLISVLDPEGAITGFDHDDLGRVTGKTKPLGNSYSYSYDENSNLTSVDGPLGFHLGYSYDANDNLMQSVDPNGGTINYTYTKSDSPKEIYNQLNFKTSFSYGLMNERTGMTDAEDRVWSYAYNNMLQVTDVNGPLGHHQGFIYNALGMITDATDPEGRVKHIEYDALKRPLTITRNYVAGGVENSDTNVSTSFTYNLIGDRLSVTDPEGYISKAEYDLQSRLLKKQDAEGYAWEYSYDPMGNLLEKLNPRNFTTSYAYTPTNRLQSVTNPEQHIKSFTYNPNGSLIAATDPKGTVSEYAYDELDRKIAQVRNSNLSAPADYETNVTTAFAYDLAGNLRFVTNPLDYRKEIRYDAAHRKVELIDYEEGSTTFQYDKVNNLLKVTDAEGNSTNYTVDELNRLVAVTNAENETTRYTYDLVGNRTQRIEADNTVTLYELDGVYRLNRVQENYRPDRDPGNDVNVLTTYGYDRRGLLTSFINANGAETAFAYNGVGKLTRETDPLLKVWEYAYDGNRNRITRQDAKGNLTEYDFYPDDMLMRMAYADGTVVSYAYDANNNRTAMNDTLGDTSWNFDPLNRVTQQDDPFDRILHYQYDAASNRVGITYPDENQVGYAYSPNNWLQNMTVRARHAVPLQTEYARDLVGNLTEIDNPNQTRTTVAYDKVYRTLKRRNWQTTKGGKVNSGFAYSYNKVGHITKAIKEYGWRKPSTVVETYGYDGLHRLSEFVTAKNNPFTAVLPSMQIITGNRPVDAIATSYSYDPVGNRLSWESTDNLQTNTPLDGFSRKYAYNEANQMLGMEYFTEKNSTKDHAYAYSYDENGNRINRQLIDKNGPQYGVDYSYDAENRLVAALDYQITSRNGKNRIERAMTHYEYDGGGRRLVQHYDPKNGGVGVDKRDEYVFDGLDPVAEYDILNGQRTDYYRGAGNHLALMHHYKGGTQGQMYWYHYNHKGDVVGLTKQNGNSHHNYRYDPYGAVLPENGNFTDPHNHYTLTGKEFDENTGLVWFGARFYEPESGVWVNQDTYRGRLSEPGSLHRFGYVADNPVTFWDWYGWKNEKHYCPDGCKKGYRDLTREALQSFNASDSIVKTVGAANKIMDKPIDEGGHPASKGGKLLYPEYHAKGTDGEGAGWRKKAARYAEEQMEKAVECAILARKTGQSKFMEQAFIHIGRGLHVVQDAQFNPYDKEKGYDGLFETLEYTAIQKSVYYLEEFEYRVGFNPFVESSYQ